DNA from Onychomys torridus chromosome 1, mOncTor1.1, whole genome shotgun sequence:
tttaatttttaaactttatgttCTGtttgcaggtatgtctgtgtccacgtgtgtgcttggtgccgggggaggccagaagagggcatcagatctcctggaactgaagttctaaatgattgtgagctgccctgtaggatctgggaattgaaccctgaccctctggaagagcagccaattctcttaacctctgagccatctttctagtcccctgcagttttttttaaagtatccatAGTTGGCCAAACTCATGAATGTGGAACCCATGGGTACACAGGGCCAATtgtatctttctttttgttagaAAATGCAAAGTTTTATTTTCACATCCACTCCCAAGTACAGAAGTTCTGTTCATTTTTATGTCCATTCTCTACTAGTTCATCTCAATCTTTTGCAATGTAAAAACTATGTTATGGCATTAATTGAAGGACAAAGATGTAGATCAATTGATAGAGTGCCAGCCTAGCATACAAGAAGTCCTGGATTCGATGCACAGCAcatgaactgaacccaggttctctgtaagaacagccaacattcttatctactgagccatctctccagcccttccctgccAAACAGCTAAATCAATGTCCACTATCCACCACTAATACTTGGTTTGTGTGGTAGTTAATCTTGGTGGCCAATTTAATAAGATCAGAAACATCATGGAAATACTCTGGAGATGTCTGTGAAGGAGGTTTTAGATCTAGTTAGTGGCAGTGAAAAACCCACCCCAAATGTTGGTGGCACCATCCAGGGGGCTGGGGTCTCAGattgaataaaagagaaagtgagtaCCCACATTCATTGCTTTTTGCctcttgactgtggacacaaggtgagcagctgcctcaagctcctgcacTCATGATTTCTTCTCTGTGATGGACTGGACTGGACCTGGGAAGGTAAACCTTCCCTGAAGCTGTTTGTATCAGGTATTTTGTCAAAGTAACCACTGATATTATTCTTGTTTCATTTCCACTGTGGGTGCAGACTTAAGCACAACCCCCCAAATGAAAGGCCCAGCCTCTATGGAATCTTCTAGGGTTGGGCTTTTCTCATGTGAGCCCACTGTTCATAAAGACTGGCCCACCTTTGGAAGGAAACCTGGGTCAAGGGTACAGGATACtcagccaccagcagcagcatGTTTTATTGCAACCAGAATCCCCTGGTCATGTGAAGAAGGAATGGGACAGGACACAAGGCATTAACATGTCTGGTTATGGATGACATGCTCCCAGaccaggacacagagacagatggGAAGGGGGTGGAGTCCATTTCATCAGAGTCTTCCCTGGAAGGGACCTGAGGGAGAGGGGACAATTGGAAGTGAGGGTCCAGATGACCTAAGAGGCTCAGGAGTGTCTGGGGCAACTTTTGCATGGGTCCCTGTGGATGCTGTGAGAGGACAGCAAAGATGCACTCTGTCcattgggaggagggaaggaaggctcaAAAGACAGTCACTGGCCAGCACCCATAGGTGGGACCTGGCATCCTGACTCCTAGGTCAGGGCTATGTCCACAGATGTTTCCAGGCATCACCACAGCCTGGGTGACCTGTCTGGTCAGCCAAGGGTCCTATGTGGGGATCTGCACACGGCCCAGGTCCTGATCCATGATCTGGAGGACATCATCCAGGATAGAAGGCCCCAGGTCCACGTGCAGAGACAGCAGGGAGCTGGCATGGGACAGGAAAGGCTCCTCAGCCTCTGGCTCTGGGCTCATCCCATTGTGGGGCGAGCCAGCCTCTGGAATCCTCCAGATGTCCACATTTCCTGCCTCCTGTGGGGAGGACTTTGGAGAAGGCTGTGGTGACTCCAGGTGCAAGCGAGGGGGCTTAGGCGGAGCCTGGGCTGTGGGCAGGGTGAGGGCCTGGGGACCACCAATGACAGGAAGGGAGATGGCGTTTTTGAGCAGAGGTGACAACCCATCAGGGAGCTCTCGCCCACACACTGTGGCAGTACGAGTGAACTGGAAGGGAAGGTCAAAGCTGCcatcctcctcagcctcctccactgctgttcctGGAAGGAGGTGGAACTTGCCCTGCAGGAAGGAGATGTCCCCAAACATGTCATCACCACCACCGCTGCCAATGTGAATAGTGTGACGGAAGTCCCCAAGTGGGGGGCTAATCATGTCTGAGGACAGCAGGTCCCGAAGTTTCTCTTTCTTGCCTTTGCGGCTGCCACGTTTCAGATAAATAGGGACCTTGGTGGACATGATGACTTTAGcacacagccctggctgctcAGTCCTCAGTACCCTCCCAACACCCTCAGCCCAAAACACTGGCTCCAGAGGGCGGTGTTCAGATGTCTACACTTTCCAAGAActaaagatcagagggtggaTGTGATCAAAGTTGGCCCAATGAAGACAGGATGTGTGAATACACCCCACTTTCTTCTCAAATGGATGAAAGTCCTTTTGGAGAACTGGAGGCAGAAAGGTGAGGTCTCAGCAGTGATGCGTTTTGTTCTTGTTCCAAGATTCTTTCCTTAGTCCAAGGTTGAGAAGCTgaaatgaaagaacacataaaTCAGGGGCAGGAAGACAATAGACAAAGCAACTGTGAGGTGAGGTGCATGCCAATAATTCCATCATTCAGGAGACACAGACaggatcaggagttaaaggccagcctaggctacatgaggccctgcctcaaaacaatacACAACAATACACAAgttgagggtgtagctcagttatAGTGATTGACTAGCATGCAGGAATccccagttcagttccagcactccTTAAATGCACGCATGGTGGTGCAGCCAGTATCCTCAGCACTTGAAAGGTAGAGAGAGACAAGATCAGGAGTACAAGGTTAGCCTTGGCTACCTACCAATTTCTGACTGTGAAGTTAGCCTCAGATACataaagccctgtctcaaaaaatggagaaaaacagcctgggggtggtggcacccacttttaatcccagctctcaggaggcagagccaggtggatctctgtgagtttgaggccagcctggtttacagagtgagatccaggaaaggcatcaagctacacagagaaaccctgtctcaaaaacccaaagaaagaaagaaaggtggtgTGTGGTCACTGCTTTGGAAGGAAAGATGTCCCCAGCAGGTGATCTCTAACACTTTGCCCCATTGGTACACATGtataatatacatgtgtgtgaaggggTATTGGCCTAAATGCTGGTGATGGTATAATTTCAGGCTGACTTTTCCTCTCCTATTTagaccccttttttttttttttttttccctgagacagggtttcttttttggagaccaggctgaccttgaactcacagagatccgcctggctctgcctcccgaatgctaggattaaaggcgtgcgccaccaaccgCTCAGCTCCTATTTAGACCTTTTTAAGGGGGACTGAGTCTCACTTTGACTGGCCTGGGAAATCAGAGATTTGTCTGTATCTGTCTTCTCAGTGTTGGAactaaaggtgagtgccaccatgcccaaattcttaaaaaaaaaaaaaaaaaagtatatgggGGAGggcactgaagagatggcttagtggtgaagagcattgactgttcttccagggaacctaagttcagttcccagcattcacatggcagctcataaccatatgtaactccagttccacgggatctgatactctctcctggcttccacaggtaccatgcataaagaaacacacaaacacatataggCAATgcacttatacatataaaataagaaatcttgccaggcggtggtggtgcatgcctttaatcccagcactcggaaggcagaggcagacagatctctgtgaattcgaggtcagcctgggctaccaagtgagttccaggaaaggtgcaaatctacacagagaaaccctgtctcaaataaataaataaataataaaaattaaaaaagaaaaagaaaagggcagTAGTGCCACaagagttcaatcccagcacttgggaggcagaggctggcggatctcttttgagcttaaggccagcctcgtctacagagagaatttcaggacagtcagggctacacagagaaaccctgtcttaaagaacaagaaaatatatatatatagcacaaatcctaattggtcttaataaaaacccagagccagatatcagggtaaatgtttaaagatgagagaagcagagcagccagccactagagttcTCACCTCTGCCAACTCCTCGCCTGAAAGAGACTGAGCTCcggtctcctcccaccttatattcctctctccaccagccatatcactttctgtctccacctcccagtgctggaatcaaaggtgtgtgccaccactgcctggctctttctcttttagactggatcaatcttggatagtccagggtggctttgaactcagatctgcctgcctctgcctccccagtgctgggattaaaggtgtgcgccaccacctccctggCCCCTATGGCTAACTTGTGACtgtctttgccctctgatcttcaggcaagcttgaTTTGTTaaatcatacacaaaatatcaccatatatatGTGGGATGCTCCACAAATTTGagtgtcatccttgcacaggggctGCACTAACCATCTCTGCAGTCTTCTGATTTAGTATTGTGCTATTACAGTGAACACTTACTCAGTTTTATATAAATGCAGTTTTCATTTTTGAGGCGCTGtctacaaatacataaaaatccaAACAACTGAGTTACACTTCATCCATCAGTTTCTTAGTAAGCATGTGGTGTTTATGTAGTCAGGGAAAAAAATTTAAGGTGAAAAAAATGCACTGTGAACGAGCGTCATGCTGGTCTAACAAAAACGGAAGCGGAAGTGGAGCAGGTGTACCCTCCAGTGGGGGTTAGTCCCCTGCAAGCTCCTTTGACTCCACATGCAGAATCTAGTACAGATGGCAGAGAAAAATGTCCATGCTCACACGCAGCCTGGGGCAGGGCCAGGATTGAAGCCACAGGGGCCAATATTCCTCCACTAAACCTCCTCTAGGCCAGCCCACACCTGAGCAAAAAGAGGCATCCACCAtctcctctgcctcagtctctatcCTGGGTAGGCAAAGGGTGATCaggaagggcaggaaggaggcagCAGGATGCAGGCAGGGCAGAGTCCTAACTGCCCCCATCCCAGCACAGGCCCTTGCTCAGGAAACCCCACCCCAAGGCCGGACACCCTAGGCCAGTCATGCTGAACCATGGAGACTGACATCTCTAGTCTCCAGAGCGCCTGCAGCCAACAGGAAACAGGAATGACTCTGGTAGATTCCAGCTAATTCTAGAGCTGTCGGAAGAACACACACTCTAAGTCTTAGAATCCTGTCACTGATTTATCCTGTGACCAACACACCTAACACGAGGCCTGCTGACGATGTCTAGTCTGTCCAGTCTGTGAAGCACCTGGAGTAACTCTCGCTCCCTTTCCACTGAGGGAGAGTTGGGCTGATTGGTGAGATCTGCCTAGAGCCAGGCCAGGGCCTCCCCCACCCTCACTCCATCAACTAGAGCTCCAAGACAGCTTGGGTGGTTCCACAGCAAATTGGGCGTCCCTGACAGCTGTCTCACTCTGAGCCAGATGTACCCACCCAAATCCAGATGTGAGGGGAACAGAGGCTAAAGGGAAGGGTGGGGCCAGCATCAACCACCCAAGAGAAAGCTGGGAATAACAACCAGATATCCTAAATAGATCTAGCAAGAACAGGACCCGAGGCTCCAGCCTGCCATGGAGTTCCTTACACATTAACTCTCTAAGCCACGTTGTGGTGGGTGCCATCACTGTTCTTGATAGCCAGAGCGGAACCTCAGAGATAGTAAGGAATTTTATCAAGGTCATCCAGCTAGCAAGGACAGGCCCTGGTACCAAGGCtggccatgtggcttcatggacCACACCAGTGGTGATACGGATGGGAAGCAGGAGAAGTTAGCAAGTCTCCAGGCTTCCTTTGTGCACTCAGATTCCCTTGGCTGCCACTTCCCCAACTTGGAAGTGTTCAGAGCTATAAGGAGCTCCGATCAGAGGAAGGCTGCCAGGAGCTTCCTCCGACAATGGGAGGAGCAGATGGGAGCCATCCCAGCTCTGTGGGTTGCCCTGGACAGCAACCCCAGGCCGCCCTCAGAGAAAATGACTTCCTGGAGCCAGATCCCTTCTGCTCGTGGAGAATATTTAGCCCTGCTCACTTTGGATGTTTATGGAGCTTGCCCTCCCTCCATACACACTTCAAAactaatgttttcttcttcttctcctcctcctcctcctcctcctcctcctcctcctcctcctcctcgtcacagggtctcactatgtagaccaggctggcttcaaactcatagagatctgcctgcttccacctcccaagtgtttgaATTAAAAGTGTGCCACCTGGCTGGGCATGATGAtgaatgtctttaatcctagcacttgggaggcagaggcagaggccagtttGGTttgtatagtgagttctaggacagccagggctagacccTGTCAAACATTCAAGTCTCAAGCCAACAGGGAAAAAAGGGGTGTGACTTTTGCCCCATCTCTTAAATGCTTActaaaaaggttttttgtttgttttctgtttcctggtttttcggacaggatttctccatgtaactggttgtcctgactgtcctggtacttactctgtagaccaggccagtggaactagcaatcttcctgcctctaaaaaccaaacaaacaaaacatttacaagttttatttattgttattgtgtgagtatatgcatgatttgtgtgtgtcagcacatgtgcatgcaagcTTGCACACAAGCTCGTATGTACTATggaatgtgtgtggaggtcagaggacagctttgtggagtcggttctttccttccatctttacatgtTTGGGGATGGAACTCATCTCCAAGCTTGCTCAGCAAGCGACTTCTGCTAAGACATCTTAGCAGCCCAAAAAGAAATCAGTTCCACCTGGgactctgtgaccttgggcaatgCATCTTTCCTCTCTGAGACGGGACTCACTTTCTCCATCTTTAAAATGGGCTGACCCATTGCTATATTGGAAACTAGAGGCTCTGCATAAATAGATGAATCCACAGTCACTATCAAAGGATATTTAGCAAATACCTGCAGGGTCTTTCTCAAACCCTTCGGCCCTCCCTGGTtgcaacaagaacaaaaaccgAACCCTGCTCAGCCCCCAGGCGTGGGTCTCCTCTTGCCAGCCCTGACAGCGCCCTCAGAATCTGCATCTCCTGCAGCGGTCTCCCTGGGTCCCAGTGCAGAGAAGCGCTAAGATCCATGGTCGCTAGGTGGCGCGCGCGCCCCCCGCTATCACCCAGCGTTCTAGGGTCCCACCAAGCACACCGGCAATAGGCTGACGCCCACCGAGGAGCTGCGCGCTCCAGTATCCGAGGTGTATCACTCATAGGGTCCTTTTCTCTGGGTCGCACAATCAGACCACGGTGAGGGTAGAATTACGACGATTAGGGACCTTGTCCGGGTCCCTGAGCTCTGGGAGGGGCCTTGCCTGAGCTTCTCCGCCTGGGCGAGGTCCCAGTGTCTGCTTGGCACACCGCCAGGTTTCGGACGTGCAGGCCCCCGCCTTCCCGCGAGTCCGGCTGCTCAGCCCTGGGTATCGTTCCCGCGCCGACCCCTCCAGTTCCCCAGCCAAGCGCTGCCCAGCGCGGCCCAGATCAGTTTCAGTAACATTGCAGCTAAAGATAGGAGGACACCTCACCATCCGCTAAAAATACGGCCTCCATCCCAGGCGGGGACACCGGCCGAGGAGAGGATGCTCCCTGGTTCCAAGGCTCCAGCATTGAGCACTGCCTACAGCCAGGAGCTGCGAGACTGACAGCGCAGAGCCCTGCGAGCTCTGGGAGGTCATGGGTAGGGGGCGGGGACCCAGGCGCCTGGTAAGGGCCTGATCTGGGGCGGGACCGAGCACACCACCCTGGATGGGACTCTCCAAGGAGCCACTAGAGGCCTGAAAAACCCGAACCCAAACTCACCTTGAGGAGCGCGGGCAAAGCCGCAGAGCTGCGCGGCTGGGATTGAGCACCGGGGAGGGCCTGGGAACTTACAGCGCGGACCTCAGGCCCTAAGCCCCGCCCCCGGACCTCGGAGCCAATCCCGGGCcgctcctctccagccccctcccacaCATCCCCGCCCACCGCGGCACCGCCCAGGTTCTCTCTTCGGCGGAGACTCACTGCGAGATTCCAGagccccagcctccagcagctCTGGACACTGGTACAGTGGTGGATCCGAGGACGCCAGCTGTGCATGTTGGAGTCAAAACGTTAGGCTAGAAGCACTGGGCCAGCAAAGACCGGAAGAGCGAATTCTTGAGAAATCTCTGAGTGTCCTTGGATGGGTTTCCTTGCCAAAAGGACTGGGACCGAAAGAATTGGGCTTTGCAGGCGCCTTACAAACTTAGGAGTGCTTTGAAGAATTTGACCTAACCTAGGAGAGAGagtgacagaaagggagagagaaagattcGTGGGGGGCGgtgcagagaaaaacagaaacagagacaaaccGAGAAAAACAGAGACTGGACATGCCTATTTGCTGTCCTGCTGGGTGGTTTCCGAGGTGGGTTTGGACTCCTACAGAGATTCGTTCATTCATACAGTCACACAGTATCAGAAACAATTATTGAAGGGCAGGTACTCAGGTTGCTGAGATAAACCGAGGGAAGCCTGTCATCGCTCCGATTTATAAGTGGAGTAACTTCGTTGAGTGTCTGCTTGTTGTTAGCGAAGCTGAGGGGTTGAGATTCAAGAAATTCAAGGTCCCAGGCACAGGATGATACCCTTCCAGGTGGATAAGAGCTCAGAGGAGTGAGGCAAAAGAAGAGAGGGCAATTCTGGAGGAGAGGAGCCAGAATGCTTGGCTTCCAGGTAGCGAATGTAGAAAGGGGTGTGTATAGGAGGGAAGGATGCTGGGGTGAGGGTATGTGTCAGCCAAGccctggagggaggagagagtgggAAGGACTGAGTCATGTGTCCCTACAGATGTCCATGTTCTGGGCAAGGAAATATAGCTCTGAGGAGCTCGGTGAGTTTCCCTGTATGTTAGTCTCTTTGTTTAATACCCagtcacacatgcatgtatgcgcacgtgtgtacgtgtacacacacacacacacacacacacacacacacacacacacacacgcagaggacattctttatttctttaaaaaaaaaaaaatcacaccgggcagtggtagtgcacacctgtaatcccagcactcgggaggcagaggcaggtggatctttgtaaattcaaggccagcatggtctacagagctagtctaggacaggctccaaagctgcagagaaaccctgtctcaaaaaaacaaaaataaaaaataaaaaattacattggccgggcggtggtggctcacgcctttaatcccagcacttgggaggcagaggcaggcggatctctgtgagttcgaggccagcctggtctacagagcgagttccaggacagtcaaagctacacaaagaaaccctgtctggaaaaaaaaaaaaaaaaaaacagaaaacaaacaaaaaaattacattgaaggcagaggtaggtcaatttctgtgagtttaggaCCAACCTgatcaacatagtgagttccaggccagtcaaggctatgtagacagaccctgtctcaaaacaaatgaacaaaaaaattgaaacaaaacaaacagaaacccagcaacaacaataaaattacattgaaccaggtatggtggcatttTAACCTCTGGAACCTATGCTCGCTTGTTATATGGGAAGGGAAGATTCCAGTTACCCAGGGAATTATGATAAGcagaactcctgggctcaagcagtCCTTCCTCAACTTCCCAAAGAGCTGGGACTATAAATGTaaaccaccatgccctgctcagGTGACTTTAAAACAGAGATTATCCTGGGCTAGGCATATACTTCCGTTCCCAGAGTGCTTAAATAGCATGTGGGAACCCTGggctctgtcctcagctctgaataaaAGGGTGGATGGTGCaagtctgtgaccccagcactcagaaggtggaggcaggaggacttcaaGATTATTCTCCTCCAACAAATAGGTCCAAAAGTAAAGGAAGGTCATTATGAGTGAGGACTCAGTAGCTAAGGGGGCTCTTGTCATGcc
Protein-coding regions in this window:
- the Cdc42ep2 gene encoding cdc42 effector protein 2, producing the protein MSTKVPIYLKRGSRKGKKEKLRDLLSSDMISPPLGDFRHTIHIGSGGGDDMFGDISFLQGKFHLLPGTAVEEAEEDGSFDLPFQFTRTATVCGRELPDGLSPLLKNAISLPVIGGPQALTLPTAQAPPKPPRLHLESPQPSPKSSPQEAGNVDIWRIPEAGSPHNGMSPEPEAEEPFLSHASSLLSLHVDLGPSILDDVLQIMDQDLGRVQIPT